From Sphingobacteriales bacterium:
ATGCGTAACACGGCATGTCCATATCCCGGAACTACTTTGCCCCGGTCAAGGGTTGCGGTTATATAGTCGGCGATTTGTTGTTTTGACAGATTGCGGGTGCCTGTTTTTTCGACCATTTCTAAAACCCAGCGAATAACCTCTTGGTTTGCCAGGCCATGCAGCGGCCCCGCCAATGCGTTCATTCCTGCCGAAAATGCCAAATAAGCGTCTGCAAGGGTTGAACCTACCAAATGGGTTGTATTTGCCGATGCGTTTCCGCCTTCGTGGTCGGCATGAATAGTCATGTACAAGCGCATTAATTTTTTAAACTCAGGGTCGTTAATACCCATCATGTGTGCAAAATTGCCGGCCCAATCCAATTCATTGTTTGGTGCAATATGTTTGCCGTCATGGTAGGTGCGTCTGTAAATATAGGCGGCCAAACGCGGAAGCCTTGCCAATAAATTCATTACATCTTCGTACATGGGGTCCCAGTATTCTTTTCGGCCTATGCTTTTATATTTAGCAAAATACACCGAAGTTGGCTGCATGGCTAAGATGCCTTGGCTAAACTGAATCATAGGGTGGGTATCTAAAGGTAAAGTTTCAAGACCTTTAAATACATAGTCGGGAATTTCGCTTCGGCGCTGCCACTCTTTTGTTATAAACTCAACATCGGTTTGGGTGGGTAAGTCGCCAGTCAGCATAAGGTAAAAAATGCCTTCGGGCAAAGGTTGGTCATCGCCAGCAACTTTAGGCAGTAGCTCAATCAACTGTGGGATGGAGTAACCCCGAAAGCTAATACCTTCGGTTGCAGAAAGTTCGGAGGTTTCGGTAATCATGCTTAAAACATCGCGCGCACCATTTACAACTTGATCAATAGTAACTTGGTCAACAATTTCGTTGCCATACGCTTTAGTAAAAGCGCGCAGCTCTTCGGCTAAGGGTAGTGCTTTTTGGGCGAATTTTGCTTTCAATTGGTCCATAATCCGGATAAATCAGTTAAGAAGAAAAGGGGGGTTAAAACCTACAAGTGGTTTAACTTGTTTCTTTGTGTAAAAAAATAAAATACAAATGCGTATAAAGCGTATGAACTAGGTATTTCGAATTTATTAGAAATCAGTAAAACTGCACTTTAATTTGTGTTAAGGATATAATACATTATAAAACAAAAAATCCGGAAAAAAGTTAAAAAGGTTTACTTAAAAAACTAGTGAGTTTTATGCTATTCCGGTATTTATTTTAAAAAAGGAGCGCAAAGTTAATTAAAACCAAATAATTAATATGCTCTATTACCTCAATTTATTGTCTGTTAAGGTTCTTTTTTAAGCAATAATGGCAAAAATTCATTTAAAACCACAAACAAAAAAGGGTTTAAAATAAAGTAAAATTTTTAATTAGAACTATTTTAACTTCTTAGGGTTTGACGAAGTCATAGTTTAAGACTAAGAATGATATTTTAAATTGGCAAAAAAAAAATCTGAATAAAATTTCATTTTTTTTAGTTAAAAAGGCACAAATCCGGAAAAAGCTCGTAATTTTGTATAACAGTTCAAACATTTCTTCTTTTTAAACTAATTTCTATCGATACAGCTCTACTTAATTGATTAGGTCGCTCAGGCCAAATCATTATTGTTAAAAACATAAATCCGCGTTCATAATGCAAACAAGGATAATTGGCGACAATGAGCTGGTTAAAAGTTATATTGCTGGCGATGAAAATTCTTTGTCCGAGTTAGTAAATCGGTACAAAGATAGAGTTTATACGGCAATTTACATCTTCGTAAAAGATGAATTGTTAGCAGAAGATATTTTCCAAGACACTTTTATTAAGGTTATTGAAAATTTACGTCGTGGCAATTATTACGAAGATGGTAAATTTTTGCCTTGGGTTATGCGCATTGCCCATAATTTATGTGTTGATCATTACCGCAAAACTAAGCGCAACCCTACTATAATTAATAGCGAAGGGCAAGATGTTTTTAATTTTTTGCGCTTCGCCGAAGA
This genomic window contains:
- a CDS encoding citrate (Si)-synthase is translated as MDQLKAKFAQKALPLAEELRAFTKAYGNEIVDQVTIDQVVNGARDVLSMITETSELSATEGISFRGYSIPQLIELLPKVAGDDQPLPEGIFYLMLTGDLPTQTDVEFITKEWQRRSEIPDYVFKGLETLPLDTHPMIQFSQGILAMQPTSVYFAKYKSIGRKEYWDPMYEDVMNLLARLPRLAAYIYRRTYHDGKHIAPNNELDWAGNFAHMMGINDPEFKKLMRLYMTIHADHEGGNASANTTHLVGSTLADAYLAFSAGMNALAGPLHGLANQEVIRWVLEMVEKTGTRNLSKQQIADYITATLDRGKVVPGYGHAVLRITDPRYMAQLNYCKKYFPDDEIVNIIWKIYEVAPDLLREKSRTKNPWPNVDAHSGATLMHYGVTEYNFYTVLFGVSRAMGVLASLVWSRALNLPIVRPKSISFESLKALVALPVAK
- a CDS encoding sigma-70 family RNA polymerase sigma factor, which codes for MQTRIIGDNELVKSYIAGDENSLSELVNRYKDRVYTAIYIFVKDELLAEDIFQDTFIKVIENLRRGNYYEDGKFLPWVMRIAHNLCVDHYRKTKRNPTIINSEGQDVFNFLRFAEDTPHDAIARIEASQKVRTLIEALPSEQKEVIMLRHYADLSFKEIADITQVSINTALGRMRYALINIRKMISEQQIVL